The genomic stretch GAACCGTACCTGCTGGGTTCACACTCAGGCTGCTGCGGTATCTGGGCTTCTGGTCCTGAAGACGTTGGCGCTCCGACTACTGAAGAGCATCCTGAAGCAGACAAAATTCCTGCTCACCTGCCACAAGGCTGGAACTGGGGCTACCGCTCCATGACCACAGTACGTGGTTTGTTCACAGCGGGTGACGGCGTTGGCGCTTCTGGTCACAAGTTCTCTTCTGGTTCACACACTGAAGGTCGTATGTGTGCACAGTCTATGGTTAAGTTCGTTATGGACAACAAAGACTGGGTTCCTACACTGGACACTTCTGTAGAAGATCTGGTTAACGAAATCTATCAGCCAGTGCGTACTTTCCTTGAGCACAAGGATTACACCACGGCGATCGACGTAAACCCACACTACATCACGCCACGGATGTTGCAGTTCCGTCTGCAAAAAATCATGGATGAATATGTAGCAGGTGTTGCCACTTACTACACTACCAACGGTCACATGCTGGCGGTAGCGGAAGAAAAGTTGGGTATGCTGAAAGAAGATGCGCAGAAAATGCGTGCAAAAGATCTGCACGAACTGCTCCGCGCATGGGAAAACTATCACCGTATCCTGACGGCTGAAGCGCACATGAAGCATATCCAGTTCCGTCAAGAAAGCCGTTACCCTGGTTTCTACTACCGTATGGACTACAACCTGGTAGACGAAGAAAACTGGCATTGCTTCGTAAACTCTGTTTACGACAAAAACACCAAGACTTGGAACGTGTTCAAACGCGCCCACAAAGACTTGGTTGACAAGTCCAAGCTGTTCAAACCTGCTGCCCATTAATAAAGGGTTGCTTGGAAACAGCTCTAAACCTTACTATCGGGTTTAGGCCAAATCAGGGCATCTCATGATGCCCTGATTTACATCTACGGTAGTAAATCTTGGAGGAGATCACCACATGAAAGTTATCCTGTTAGGCGGCCCCGGTGCTGGCAAAGGCACACAAGCTGGGTTCATCAAAGAAAAATATAATATTCCTCAAATTTCTACGGGCGACATGTTACGTGCCGCTGTCAAGGCTGGCACCGCAATGGGTGTCGCAGCCAAAAAAGTAATGGACGCAGGCGGTCTGGTTTCTGACGAAATCATCCTCGGTCTGGTCAAAGAGCGCACGGCTGAAGCCGATTGTGCCAATGGTTTTTTATTCGACGGTTTCCCGCGTACTTTGGCTCAGGCCGAGTCCCTGAAAGCCCAAGGTGTTGATATTGACGCGGTGGTTGAAATCGCGGTTGATGACGCTGAAATCGTGCGCCGCATGAGCGGTCGCCGTGTTCACGTTGCCTCCGGCCGCACTTACCACCTTGTATTTAACCCACCCAAAGTTGCAGGCAAAGACGATGAAACCGGCGAAGACCTGATCCAGCGTGCTGATGATGCGGAAGAAACCGTATTGAAGCGTCTGGAAATTTATCACGCCCAAACCGCACCCCTGATCGGTTACTACACTGACTGGTCAGCCTCTGGCGATGCCAAAGCGCCACGTTATATCCGTGTCGAAGGTGTTGGTTCGGTTGACGCTATCCGCGACCAGATTTTCGCGGCATTGGGTTAATCGGGAAGTCCCCCCCATCCCCAGCCCTTCCCCCGCAAGGGGTGAAGGGAGTAAAGAGGAATGCAATGAGTGCAGTTCAAGAAAAAGTGGCCGCCGGTAAAGTCGTCGAGTTCAGTTACCGCATTACTGACCGCCATGGCGAGGTCGTGGAACAGGTCGACTTGCCGTTGAGCATGGTGTTCATGCGCCATAACCGCCTGTATGACGTGGTGGAAAAAGCCTTGGTAGGTTGCCGCGTCGGTGATGAAGTGTCGGTCGGTGTTCCCGCTGCTGAGAGTGCGTGGGGCGAAGCCGACGCCAACCTGATTCTGGTGCAAGACATTGAGCATGTCCCCCCGCCTTATCGCCAGATTGGTCAGGAAGCGCAATTTCAGGCCGAAAATGGCGAAATCAAAACCTTCCGTGTGACCAGAGTGACAGCAGATTCCGTGACGCTGGATGGCAACCACCCGTTTGCAGGCCAGACCATGACCTTCCACGTCAAGGTGCTTGCGATTCGCGATGCCAGCAAGGATGAGTTGTTACACGGCATTGCCTCCGGCGCACCTGACAGTGTTGGCGGTGCGACTATCCATTAAACCATTAAACAACCCACAAAGGTGGCAAGTATATGGCAATCCCGGATTTGACCGATTTAGAAAAATCCATCATCCAGCAAAGTATTAACGAACGTTGGCGCAAGGGCGGCGTTGTTGCCGAAGAAGTCGAAGTGGAATTACGGCTCTTCAAGGGTGACCGCGAAGTAACCCCATGCCCGGCCATGTATTGGGAACATGAAGGTTGTACCTTTCTGGTTGCCAAGACGGGCGAAAGTGCGTATCGCTCGCAGTTTTTCTATTCCGCCAAAGAACAATTCAGTACAGGCATAGAAGAGTACACCGATCTGGGCGATTGCGTGCTGTTCCTGCTGCGCTTGCAAGCCGACCACGAGAGCGAACGCTTAAAGAATTTCCCCACCCGTTAGTTAGTTTGATAGACATCATTTGAGAGATTACTAAGAGGAGTTGTGTATGACCGTCAAGAATGCTTTTTACGCACAGTCCGGCGGCGTGACCGCTGTGATCAATGCTTCCGCTTGCGGCGTGATTGAAACCGCCCGCCAGCACGGCGACAAGATCGGCACGGTATACGCCGGTCAAAACGGTATTATCGGCGCATTGCTGGAAAACCTCATCGACACCAGCAAAATTTCTGCGGCAGATGTCGCGGCGCTGCGTCACACCCCCTCCGGTGCTTTTGGCTCTTGCCGTTACAAGATGAAAAGTCTGGAAAAGAACAAGCGTGAGTACGACCGTTTGATCGAAGTGTTCAAAGCGCACAACATCGGCTATTTCTTCTACAATGGCGGCGGTGACTCGGCGGATACCTGTTTGAAAGTGTCGCAGTTGTCTGATGCAATGGGCTTCCCGATTCAGGCTATCCACGTGCCTAAAACCGTCGATAATGACCTACCTGTGACTGACAACTGCCCCGGTTTCGGTTCGGTTGCCAAGTACATCGCGGTGTCTACCCGTGAAGCCAGCTATGACGTGGCTTCCATGTGTGCAACTTCCACCAAGATTTTCGTGCTGGAAGTCATGGGGCGTCACGCGGGCTGGATTGCAGCGGCGGGCGGCTTGGCCACAGATGCCACCAACGATATTCCCGTGGTTATCCTGTTCCCGGAAATCGAGTTCAACCAAGAGAAGTTCCTGGCAACGGTTGATGCGAAAGTAAAACAGTACGGCTATTGCACCATCGTGGTGTCTGAAGGCTGCCATTACCCTGACGGCAAATTCCTAGCAGAGCAGGGCACACGTGACTCCTTCGGTCATGCGCAATTGGGCGGTGCTGCTCCGGTCGTGGCTAATATGATCAAGGATGCGCTGGGGTACAAATTCCATTGGGCAGTGGCGGACTACCTGCAACGTGCGGCGCGTCACTTGTCATCCAAGTCTGACGTAGAACAAGCCTATGCGCTGGGCAAAGCAGCGGTTGAGCTGGCGATGGAAGGCAAAAACTCGGTGATGCCAGCGGTTATCCGCGATTCCAACAAGCCTTACGCGTGGCACATCGGTGTGGGCGAGTTGAAAGACATCGCCAACGTCGAAAAAATGATGCCAGTGGAATACATCAGCGAAGATGGCTACGGCATTACCGAGGCTTGCCGCGAGTATTTGCTGCCACTGATCGACGGCGAAGATTACCCGCCATACGAAAACGGTATGCCGAAGTATGTATCGTTGAAGCATGAACTGCTGGCGAAGAAACTGCCAGCGTTTGAACTGTAATAGAAGAAACCCCTCCTAACCTCCCCTTATCAGGGGAGGAACAAGAGATTGCTCCGAACTCTTACTCCCTTCCCTGATAAGGGGAGGGGTGGGGAGGGGTTTCCCCCAAATATATTGCCTCTGTTTGCATAGCAGGGGCGTTCTTTTTATACTCTTTGTTTTCACAGATCACACCCCGGTAACCCTTATTATGGCTGAAAAACTCGACATTCCTGAGGAATTCCACAGCACCCTCGTCCCTGAACTGTTGACGGATGACACCACCATTCAGTTTGACTGTCACCCTGGTGTTTCCTGTTTCAATATTTGCTGCAAAGCGGCCGATGTGACACTCGCGCCGTATGACATCCTGCGTTTGAAAAAGCGTTTGGGGATGACCTCCAGCGAATTCCTCGATAAACATACCGTGCCGTTTGAAGTCGATGGGCAAGGCTTGCCCGGCATCAAGCTGCGTACCGATGACAACAAGACCTGCCTGTTTGTGCGTGAGGAAGGTTGCAGCGTCTACGAAGACCGCCCGGCAGCGTGCCGCTATTACGGGCTGGGTTTGCTGTCGCACCGTGCGGCGGACTCCTCACAAGACGTGCAATTCTATTTCCGTAACAAGGAAGCGCATTGCCAAGGCTGGAATACCGAAAAGGTCATGACTGTGCGCGATTACCGCGCGGCACAAGGCGTGCCCGAATACGACGAAATCAACCGTGAGTGGATGCAGTTGATGCTGAAAAAGAAATCAGCAGGCCCCGCGATTGGCAAGCCTGATCCGCTCAGCTACCAGTTGTATTTCATGGCCAGTTTTGACATTGACCGCTTCCGCCGTTTTGTGGAAAGCCCCGCTTTCTCCAAGGTTTATGTGATCAGCGATGAGATGCGTAACGAATGGCAGGATGACGTGGTGCTGCAACGCTTCGGCTTCCGGCTGTTGCGTCAGGTGTTGTTTGATGAGCAGACCATTCCTACGCATGAAAACATTCTGGAAAAGCGTTGGGAAGAGCGCAAGGATATCATCGAGTTACGCCACAAGGCCGCTGTTGACCTGCACCTGCAACGGGCAGAGGCAGAGCGCAAGGCTGCACTGGAATCGAGCGATGACGGCGCGGCTGGCTGAGTAGCAAATAACGAAAAAATGGCAATCTGTCTGACAGTTGTCATTTAAACGGGATATTGGGCTTCCTTCTTACCCGAAAACCTGTATAGTCACACTTTTTACAATATCGTTTCTATCGAGTCTGCGGGTATTTTGCCTACATCCTCTTGAGCGGTTTACTGAAACCTTTAGGAGGTTCTCATGGCTACTAAGCTTTACGTTGGCAACTTGCCATATTCCATTACTCAACAAACGCTGCAAGACAAGTTCAGCCAGTTTGGTGACGTGACTTCAGTCAGCGTTATCACTGACCGTGACACTGGGCAAAACAAAGGCTTTGCCTTCGTTGAAATGTCCAGCAGCAGCGAAGCCCAGAAAGCTATCGACGGCTTGAATGGCACTGATATTGACGGCCGTGGCATCAAAGTTAACGAAGCCAAGCCACAAGCACCACGCGACAATCGCGGCGGCGGCTTTGGTGGTGGTCGTAGCGGTGGCGGCGGTGGCGGTCGCTGGTAAGCAGCCCCCCTCGGCTTATACCGAATAAAAAAGCCCGGCCTTGTGCCGGGCTTTTTTGTGAGGGAAAGAAAGTGGAGAGTGATGAATATTTACTTTAATGTGGCAATAAGTTGTTGTAGTATTGGGGGATCAGCATTGCCCGGCGCGATGCAGCCACTTAACAACCCAGTTTGATCAGTTTTCTAGCAAGGCAACTTTTTATACAGCCCATTTCCTGCTAAGGGTCTCTGTAACCCACTGATTCAAAAGGCCGATTAGACACGAGCCCTCTGAAGACCGCCCTGATTTAAAAGGGATTAAGACAATCACATCCGCCAACAGTCTGGCGTATCCAGCCTCTGAAGACCGCCCTGATTTAAAAGGGATTAAGACCCGTTGCGCCCTCGACTACCGCGCCATGTTTCCTCTGAAGACCGCCCTGATTTAAAAGGGATTAAGACGTTCAGCAATGTTGCTCCATTATTCCCAAGATCTCTGAAGACCGCCCTGATTTAAAAGGGATTAAGACTTGTCATACGTCATCCTCCCAAAAGCCGAAGCCTCTGAAGACCGCCCTGATTTAAAAGGGATTAAGACGGCATACGCGGCTTCCATTGCCTCCTCTTCATCCTCTGAAGACCGCCCTGATTTAAAAGGGATTAAGACAAGATTCTATGGATCATTTCATTAGTCCTCAGTTCTCTGAAGACCGCCCTGATTTAAAAGGGATTAAGACTCAGCACCGTACCACGCATTATTTGCTCTGCGATGCTCTGAAGACCGCCCTGATTTAAAAGGGATTAAGACCCACCAACAGCGTCGATTGAATGGCAGAGTGACTCTGAAGACCGCCCTGATTTAAAAGGGATTAAGACTATTGGCAATGGCATGGCGTTGAATTGTTTTGACTCTGAAGACCGCCCTGATTTAAAAGGGATTAAGACTCAGGGAGTGGGAATAATCCACCATTAGCGCCCTCTGAAGACCGCCCTGATTTAAAAGGGATTAAGACCTGTATCTCGAACACTCCACGGGAATCTACGTTGCTCTGAAGACCGCCCTGATTTAAAAGGGATTAAGACGATTGTTAATTATTTAACCATGTTAAACAGTGAGGTCTCTGAAGACCGCCCTGATTTAAAAGGGATTAAGACCCTAATGCTTTTGCTTTTTCCTCGTTGGTTAAGGCTCTGAAGACCGCCCTGATTTAAAAGGGATTAAGACCAAAGCCATGTTGCCGCCCTTGGCATAAAGGTATGCCTCTGAAGACCGCCCTGATTTAAAAGGGATTAAGACCGTCTGAATGCGGTACACAAGGCGCGAAAACACTCTGAAGACCGCCCTGATTTAAAAGGGATTAAGACCATTGTCAACGGTCATAAGCGTGGCTGCGATTGCTCTGAAGACCGCCCTGATTTAAAAGGGATTAAGACGCGTGTTAGG from Thiothrix litoralis encodes the following:
- a CDS encoding 6-phosphofructokinase, translating into MTVKNAFYAQSGGVTAVINASACGVIETARQHGDKIGTVYAGQNGIIGALLENLIDTSKISAADVAALRHTPSGAFGSCRYKMKSLEKNKREYDRLIEVFKAHNIGYFFYNGGGDSADTCLKVSQLSDAMGFPIQAIHVPKTVDNDLPVTDNCPGFGSVAKYIAVSTREASYDVASMCATSTKIFVLEVMGRHAGWIAAAGGLATDATNDIPVVILFPEIEFNQEKFLATVDAKVKQYGYCTIVVSEGCHYPDGKFLAEQGTRDSFGHAQLGGAAPVVANMIKDALGYKFHWAVADYLQRAARHLSSKSDVEQAYALGKAAVELAMEGKNSVMPAVIRDSNKPYAWHIGVGELKDIANVEKMMPVEYISEDGYGITEACREYLLPLIDGEDYPPYENGMPKYVSLKHELLAKKLPAFEL
- a CDS encoding RNA recognition motif domain-containing protein, which gives rise to MATKLYVGNLPYSITQQTLQDKFSQFGDVTSVSVITDRDTGQNKGFAFVEMSSSSEAQKAIDGLNGTDIDGRGIKVNEAKPQAPRDNRGGGFGGGRSGGGGGGRW
- a CDS encoding FKBP-type peptidyl-prolyl cis-trans isomerase — encoded protein: MSAVQEKVAAGKVVEFSYRITDRHGEVVEQVDLPLSMVFMRHNRLYDVVEKALVGCRVGDEVSVGVPAAESAWGEADANLILVQDIEHVPPPYRQIGQEAQFQAENGEIKTFRVTRVTADSVTLDGNHPFAGQTMTFHVKVLAIRDASKDELLHGIASGAPDSVGGATIH
- a CDS encoding YkgJ family cysteine cluster protein, which codes for MAEKLDIPEEFHSTLVPELLTDDTTIQFDCHPGVSCFNICCKAADVTLAPYDILRLKKRLGMTSSEFLDKHTVPFEVDGQGLPGIKLRTDDNKTCLFVREEGCSVYEDRPAACRYYGLGLLSHRAADSSQDVQFYFRNKEAHCQGWNTEKVMTVRDYRAAQGVPEYDEINREWMQLMLKKKSAGPAIGKPDPLSYQLYFMASFDIDRFRRFVESPAFSKVYVISDEMRNEWQDDVVLQRFGFRLLRQVLFDEQTIPTHENILEKRWEERKDIIELRHKAAVDLHLQRAEAERKAALESSDDGAAG
- the adk gene encoding adenylate kinase, giving the protein MKVILLGGPGAGKGTQAGFIKEKYNIPQISTGDMLRAAVKAGTAMGVAAKKVMDAGGLVSDEIILGLVKERTAEADCANGFLFDGFPRTLAQAESLKAQGVDIDAVVEIAVDDAEIVRRMSGRRVHVASGRTYHLVFNPPKVAGKDDETGEDLIQRADDAEETVLKRLEIYHAQTAPLIGYYTDWSASGDAKAPRYIRVEGVGSVDAIRDQIFAALG